Proteins encoded by one window of Microcebus murinus isolate Inina chromosome 2, M.murinus_Inina_mat1.0, whole genome shotgun sequence:
- the PPCS gene encoding phosphopantothenate--cysteine ligase isoform X2, translating into MAEMDLVAEFPRPAGAARWAEVMARFAARLGAQGRRVVLVTSGGTKVPLEARPVRFLDNFSSGRRGSTAMFYLAAAVSDFYVPVSEMPEHKIQSSGGLLQITMKMVPKMLSPLVKDWAPKAFIISFKLETDPSIVINRARNALEIYQHQVVVANILESRQSCVVIVTKDSETKLLLSEEEVGKGIEIEEKIVDNLRSRHTAFICEKN; encoded by the exons ATGGCGGAAATGGATCTGGTTGCCGAGTTTCCCCGGCCTGCCGGTGCCGCGCGCTGGGCTGAGGTTATGGCTCGCTTTGCCGCCAGGCTGGGCGCGCAGGGCCGGCGGGTGGTGTTGGTCACGTCTGGCGGCACCAAGGTCCCACTGGAAGCGCGGCCGGTGCGCTTTCTGGACAACTTCAGCAGCGGGCGGCGAG GCTCTACTGCGATGTTTTACCTGGCTGCGGCCGTGTCAGATTTCTATGTTCCTGTTTCTGAAATGCCTGAACACAAGATCCAGTCATCTGGGGGCCTACTGCAG ATAACAATGAAGATGGTGCCAAAAATGCTTTCTCCTTTGGTTAAAGATTGGGCTCCCAaggcatttataatttcttttaagttgGAGACTGATCCCTCCATTGTAATTAATCGTGCTCGGAACGCTTTGGAAATTTATCAACATCAAGTGGTGGTGGCTAATATCCTTGAATCACGACAGTCCTGTGTGGTTATCGTAACCAAAGACTCAGAAACCAAGTTATTGCTATCAGAGGAAGAAGTAGGAAAAGGCATAGAGATAGAAGAGAAGATAGTGGATAATCTTCGATCTCGACACACAGCCTTTATATGTGAAAAAAACTGA
- the PPCS gene encoding phosphopantothenate--cysteine ligase isoform X1: protein MAEMDLVAEFPRPAGAARWAEVMARFAARLGAQGRRVVLVTSGGTKVPLEARPVRFLDNFSSGRRGATSAEAFLAAGYGVLFLYRARSAFPFAHRFPPQTWLSALRPSGPAHSGLLSLEAEENALPGFAAALRSYQEAVAAGTFMAVEFTTLADYLHLLQAAAQALNPLGSTAMFYLAAAVSDFYVPVSEMPEHKIQSSGGLLQITMKMVPKMLSPLVKDWAPKAFIISFKLETDPSIVINRARNALEIYQHQVVVANILESRQSCVVIVTKDSETKLLLSEEEVGKGIEIEEKIVDNLRSRHTAFICEKN from the exons ATGGCGGAAATGGATCTGGTTGCCGAGTTTCCCCGGCCTGCCGGTGCCGCGCGCTGGGCTGAGGTTATGGCTCGCTTTGCCGCCAGGCTGGGCGCGCAGGGCCGGCGGGTGGTGTTGGTCACGTCTGGCGGCACCAAGGTCCCACTGGAAGCGCGGCCGGTGCGCTTTCTGGACAACTTCAGCAGCGGGCGGCGAGGTGCAACCTCGGCCGAGGCCTTCCTGGCCGCCGGCTATGGTGTCCTGTTCTTGTACCGTGCTCGCTCTGCTTTCCCCTTTGCCCACCGCTTCCCACCCCAGACCTGGCTGTCGGCTCTGCGGCCTTCCGGCCCAGCTCATTCGGGCTTGCTGAGCCTTGAGGCCGAGGAGAATGCACTCCCGGGCTTCGCTGCGGCTCTGCGGAGCTACCAAGAGGCTGTGGCTGCCGGCACCTTCATGGCGGTAGAGTTCACCACTTTGGCAGACTATTTGCATTTGTTGCAGGCTGCGGCCCAGGCGCTCAATCCGCTAG GCTCTACTGCGATGTTTTACCTGGCTGCGGCCGTGTCAGATTTCTATGTTCCTGTTTCTGAAATGCCTGAACACAAGATCCAGTCATCTGGGGGCCTACTGCAG ATAACAATGAAGATGGTGCCAAAAATGCTTTCTCCTTTGGTTAAAGATTGGGCTCCCAaggcatttataatttcttttaagttgGAGACTGATCCCTCCATTGTAATTAATCGTGCTCGGAACGCTTTGGAAATTTATCAACATCAAGTGGTGGTGGCTAATATCCTTGAATCACGACAGTCCTGTGTGGTTATCGTAACCAAAGACTCAGAAACCAAGTTATTGCTATCAGAGGAAGAAGTAGGAAAAGGCATAGAGATAGAAGAGAAGATAGTGGATAATCTTCGATCTCGACACACAGCCTTTATATGTGAAAAAAACTGA
- the PPCS gene encoding phosphopantothenate--cysteine ligase isoform X3, with amino-acid sequence MFYLAAAVSDFYVPVSEMPEHKIQSSGGLLQITMKMVPKMLSPLVKDWAPKAFIISFKLETDPSIVINRARNALEIYQHQVVVANILESRQSCVVIVTKDSETKLLLSEEEVGKGIEIEEKIVDNLRSRHTAFICEKN; translated from the exons ATGTTTTACCTGGCTGCGGCCGTGTCAGATTTCTATGTTCCTGTTTCTGAAATGCCTGAACACAAGATCCAGTCATCTGGGGGCCTACTGCAG ATAACAATGAAGATGGTGCCAAAAATGCTTTCTCCTTTGGTTAAAGATTGGGCTCCCAaggcatttataatttcttttaagttgGAGACTGATCCCTCCATTGTAATTAATCGTGCTCGGAACGCTTTGGAAATTTATCAACATCAAGTGGTGGTGGCTAATATCCTTGAATCACGACAGTCCTGTGTGGTTATCGTAACCAAAGACTCAGAAACCAAGTTATTGCTATCAGAGGAAGAAGTAGGAAAAGGCATAGAGATAGAAGAGAAGATAGTGGATAATCTTCGATCTCGACACACAGCCTTTATATGTGAAAAAAACTGA